A stretch of the Candidatus Zixiibacteriota bacterium genome encodes the following:
- a CDS encoding aminotransferase class V-fold PLP-dependent enzyme, with product MVHSMDLSQLRRESIGVDAQVPLLDGRHVEYVNFDNAASTPTFRPIASKVDAFLRWYANVHRGTGFKSQLSSWVYEQARAKIASFVQADLTDHVVIFTKNTTEAINKLANRLELRPGDVVLTSLMEHHSNELPWRRVAQVEHIGLEDDGRLSAADFEEKLNRLGRRIRLVAITGASNVSGYVNDLARFAVGAHRVGAEFLVDAAQLAPHRPISMGSASDPECIDYLVFSAHKLYAPYGVGTLIGRRPTFERGDPDTVGGGTVDIVTLEEAYWTDLPEKEEAGTPDIVGVVALAAAIDLLQGVGWERIIAHEAELTAHALRRLSSIRGLHIYGDRDPGSAAERLGVISLAVDGIPHSLLAAILNYEHGIGVRSGCFCAHTYVKCLLHVGDEEAKETERQILARDRSRLPGTVRISFGLYNTTTEIDRLISALEDIMAGRVRGDYVIDRERGEYAPRGYAPDFSRYFAL from the coding sequence ATGGTGCATTCGATGGACTTGTCGCAGCTCCGCAGAGAGTCGATCGGCGTCGACGCGCAAGTGCCGCTGCTGGATGGGCGGCACGTCGAATACGTCAACTTCGACAACGCCGCGTCCACGCCGACATTCCGGCCGATTGCATCGAAGGTCGACGCGTTCCTTCGCTGGTACGCCAACGTCCACCGCGGAACCGGTTTCAAGTCGCAGCTCTCCTCATGGGTCTATGAGCAGGCGCGGGCGAAGATCGCGTCGTTCGTGCAGGCCGATCTGACCGATCACGTCGTCATCTTCACCAAGAACACGACGGAGGCGATCAACAAGCTCGCGAACCGTCTGGAGCTGCGCCCCGGCGACGTCGTGTTGACGTCCCTGATGGAACATCATTCCAACGAGTTGCCGTGGCGACGGGTGGCGCAGGTCGAGCACATCGGACTGGAAGACGACGGGCGGTTGTCGGCAGCGGACTTTGAGGAGAAGTTGAACCGTCTCGGGCGCCGGATTCGGCTGGTGGCGATCACCGGGGCTTCGAATGTGTCGGGGTACGTCAACGACCTGGCGCGGTTCGCCGTCGGGGCGCACCGCGTGGGCGCGGAGTTCTTGGTTGATGCGGCGCAACTGGCGCCTCATCGTCCGATCAGCATGGGTAGCGCCTCCGACCCGGAGTGCATCGATTATCTCGTTTTCTCGGCCCACAAACTGTACGCGCCGTACGGCGTGGGCACGTTGATCGGACGGCGGCCGACGTTCGAGCGTGGCGACCCCGACACGGTGGGCGGTGGAACGGTCGACATCGTCACGCTGGAGGAAGCGTACTGGACCGATCTCCCCGAAAAAGAGGAGGCCGGGACACCGGACATCGTCGGCGTCGTGGCCCTGGCGGCGGCGATCGATCTTCTGCAGGGCGTGGGGTGGGAGCGGATCATCGCCCATGAAGCCGAGTTGACCGCTCATGCGCTGAGACGATTGAGCTCGATCCGTGGTCTGCACATCTACGGTGATCGCGATCCCGGAAGCGCTGCGGAGCGTCTCGGCGTAATCTCCTTGGCCGTCGACGGCATTCCCCACAGTCTGTTGGCGGCGATCCTCAACTATGAGCACGGGATCGGCGTGCGATCCGGGTGTTTCTGCGCCCACACGTATGTGAAGTGCCTGTTGCATGTCGGGGATGAGGAGGCGAAAGAGACGGAGCGCCAGATTCTGGCGCGCGACCGCAGCCGTCTGCCGGGGACCGTGCGCATCAGTTTCGGGCTGTACAATACGACTACGGAGATCGACCGGCTGATTTCGGCGCTTGAGGACATCATGGCCGGTCGCGTACGCGGAGACTACGTGATCGACCGGGAGCGGGGAGAGTATGCGCCCCGGGGGTACGCCCCCGATTTCTCCCGCTATTTCGCGCTGTGA
- a CDS encoding DUF3473 domain-containing protein — MIAGNQTSRVLALSIDVEGFAESHAQSVPVPADELRPERNDAEIARNLDVILPLLADHDSRATFFFLGRIGHTAPALVRRVADAGHEIGCHSLRHERLTGQSPEAFRAAVYQAKGHLEDAGGQRVRGFRAPNFSLVRENRWVLDELVAAGFTYDSSIVPTKVHDVYGMTGIPRRVFRWPNGLIEFPLPVIRLGPVAIPIGGGGYFRLYPLSWTQWYYRRQARRGVPTVFYIHPFEIGSEALRLENLTLARRFRHYVRLGEGQKRLGKLLQVGRFGTMAEVLAEQGYLTT; from the coding sequence GTGATCGCCGGGAACCAGACAAGCCGCGTCCTGGCCCTCTCCATCGACGTGGAGGGATTCGCCGAATCGCATGCACAGAGCGTTCCGGTCCCGGCCGATGAACTGCGCCCCGAGCGCAACGACGCCGAGATCGCCCGCAACCTGGATGTCATCCTTCCCTTGCTCGCTGATCATGACAGTCGGGCGACATTCTTCTTCTTGGGGCGGATCGGACACACTGCCCCGGCCTTGGTGCGGCGGGTCGCGGACGCCGGACACGAAATCGGTTGCCATTCCCTGCGCCACGAGCGGTTGACAGGGCAAAGCCCAGAGGCGTTCCGCGCGGCTGTTTATCAGGCGAAGGGACATCTCGAGGATGCCGGCGGGCAACGGGTGCGCGGATTCCGGGCGCCGAATTTCTCCCTCGTGCGGGAGAACCGCTGGGTTCTCGATGAGTTGGTCGCCGCTGGGTTCACCTATGACTCCAGCATCGTGCCGACGAAGGTGCACGACGTGTACGGCATGACGGGCATTCCGCGGCGCGTCTTTCGCTGGCCGAACGGGCTGATCGAGTTTCCCCTGCCGGTGATCCGATTGGGTCCCGTGGCGATTCCCATCGGCGGCGGCGGTTATTTCCGGCTGTACCCGTTGTCGTGGACACAGTGGTACTATCGGCGCCAGGCGCGTCGCGGCGTGCCGACGGTGTTCTATATCCACCCCTTTGAGATCGGATCGGAGGCACTGCGGCTGGAGAACCTGACCTTGGCCAGACGGTTTCGTCACTATGTGCGCCTGGGCGAGGGACAGAAGCGTCTGGGAAAACTGTTGCAGGTCGGCAGATTCGGCACGATGGCCGAGGTGCTGGCGGAACAGGGGTATCTCACGACCTGA
- a CDS encoding class I SAM-dependent methyltransferase gives MTMVDNRKNADGRVDLTRGYFERKAGAFDRLYRTSDQNWLMRRLNRRFRSDIMRRYMMTLEHAETIGAGRVLDVGCGSGRYLAGLAGAGAERLVGVDMSAPMLELARQQLTAVRDVDIDLICADFATWSCDERFDLVVAMGFFDYQSDAEAMLRKMRSLTDGSVIASFPSHHWFRTRLRRLRYRFKRCPVFFYHRHEIVALGRNSGFERIEIAAIPGGGMDHVVTFWT, from the coding sequence ATGACGATGGTAGACAACAGGAAGAATGCTGACGGACGCGTGGATCTGACACGCGGGTATTTTGAGCGCAAAGCCGGTGCGTTCGATCGGTTGTACCGGACTTCGGACCAGAATTGGCTGATGCGCCGTCTCAATCGGCGGTTTCGGTCGGACATCATGCGTCGGTACATGATGACGCTGGAGCACGCGGAGACGATCGGCGCCGGACGGGTGCTGGATGTCGGTTGTGGATCGGGGCGGTATCTCGCCGGATTGGCAGGTGCCGGCGCGGAACGGTTGGTCGGCGTCGACATGTCGGCGCCGATGCTGGAGCTGGCCCGGCAACAGTTGACGGCGGTTCGGGATGTCGACATCGACCTGATCTGTGCGGACTTCGCGACGTGGTCCTGTGATGAGCGTTTCGATCTGGTCGTGGCGATGGGGTTCTTCGACTATCAAAGCGACGCGGAAGCGATGCTGCGGAAGATGCGGTCGTTGACGGATGGTTCTGTCATCGCCTCGTTTCCCAGCCACCATTGGTTTCGGACACGGCTGCGGCGGCTCCGATATCGCTTCAAGCGCTGCCCTGTCTTCTTCTATCATCGGCACGAGATCGTGGCACTGGGCCGCAACAGCGGCTTCGAGCGGATCGAAATCGCCGCCATCCCCGGGGGCGGGATGGATCATGTGGTGACGTTCTGGACCTGA